GATCCGCCGCGCCTGCGCTATGAACGGCCGGCGCGGTACCTGACGCTGTCGCGCGCCGTGGTGGCCGAAATCATGACCCAGGTGTTCGGCGAATGGCGCCGCGCCGGTTCCACCTGCCGGGGCGGTCTGGTCTGGCAGCTGCAGGACCTGCTGCCGGGCGCGGGCTGGGGCATCGTCGACGCGAACGCGCGGCCCAAATCGGCATGGCATGCGTTGCGGCAGGTCTGGCAGCCGCTGCAGGTCATCCTGACGGATGAGGGGTTGAACGGGCTGCACGTCCATGTGGTCAATGAAAGTGCGTCGCCGCGCACTGTGCGGCTGACGCTGCGCTGTCTGCGAGACGGCGAGGCCGTGGCTGCCCAGGCGGAGCAGGTGCTGACGCTGGCGCCGCGCGAGACGCGGCGGCTGGTGGCGGCGGAGCTGCTCGATCACTTCTTCGATTTCACCTACGCGTACCGCTTCGGACCGCCCGCGCATGACGTGGTGCTGGCCACGCTGCACGACGCGTCGCCCGATGCCGGCGCGGATGCATCTGCAAGCCCCTTGCTGAGCCAGTCGGCGTACCTGCCGGACCGCCGCGCCGACGCGCTGCAGGACCCGGGCCTGAGCGCCAGCGTGGCGTGCGAGGACGGCGTCTGGTGGCTGACCGTCAGCGCCCGCCGCTTTGCGCGGTGGGTCCATGTCGACGACCACGCCTGCACGCCGGAAACCGACTGGTTCCACCTGGGACCCGGCGAATCGCGCCGTATCCGCCTGATGCACGATGCGGCGGATGCCACCCTGGCGGGAGCCATCCCTTCGGGTGAAGTATCTGCCTTGAACGCTTCACGCTCGGTCAGCTACGACGGCTGAACTCATCCTTCTCCACCTGCCCGCCAGGCCGCGTCTGGCGCGGCAGGACACATTTCCCTCCTCCCGCCGGACGGTATGCACGCCCGTGCAGCCGCCGCGACGCCTCACCCGTTTTCCTACATCCAACCTACGCATGGATGACGCCCTGACCTATCCGTCTGCCTACTGTCAGTTCTGTGCTCAATGGCACTTAATACAGTCAACAACGAAGAGGAAACCGGAGCACCAAGGGCAACACGCTTCGGCAAGGTTCACGGGTGGCGGCCTCAGGGCCGCCGGGCATTCGCCAGCAAGCTAGCTGATAAAAGGGCGGAGCGGCGATGTCGGGTCACGCGTCTCGCAGGTACTGCGGCGTTCCGACGTCATTGCTCCTGGGTCATACGGAGGAAGAAATGATTACGCAACGGTCGGACCTGCATGTCAATCATCTGCTCAATGCACTCCCGCGTCGTGAATGGGATGCGTTGTCGCGCCACTTCGAACTCGTCCGCCTGCGTGCAGGGGAGCTGCTGACCGACTCGGGCCAGCGCATCGTCCATGTGTACTTTCCCACCACGTCCGTGGTCTCGCTGCTGTCGCTGCTGGAAGATGGCGCCACGGTGGAATTCGCGGCAGTCGGCAACGAAGGGCTGGTGGGCATCCCCGTGGTGACCGGCGGCGACACGATGCCCAGCCGCGTGGAAGTGCGCAGCCCCGGCTTCGCCTATCGCATTCCCGCCCGTGTGCTGCGCTCGGAGCTGGCCCAGTTGCCGGCGCTGCAGCGCGTGACGCTGCTCTATGTGCAGGCCGTGCTGACGCAGATTGCACAGACTGCAGCCTGCAATCGCCATCACTCGCTGAACAAGCAGCTGTGCCGCTGGCTGCTGTTGGCCATCGACCGCATGAACTCGAACGAGCTGGTGATCACGCAGCAGGTCATCGCCAACATGCTTGGCGTGCGCCGCGAGGGCGTCACCGAAGCGGCCGGCAAGCTGGAAGACCTGGGCCTGATCCATCACAGCCGCGGCCA
This region of Cupriavidus sp. EM10 genomic DNA includes:
- a CDS encoding Crp/Fnr family transcriptional regulator, with amino-acid sequence MITQRSDLHVNHLLNALPRREWDALSRHFELVRLRAGELLTDSGQRIVHVYFPTTSVVSLLSLLEDGATVEFAAVGNEGLVGIPVVTGGDTMPSRVEVRSPGFAYRIPARVLRSELAQLPALQRVTLLYVQAVLTQIAQTAACNRHHSLNKQLCRWLLLAIDRMNSNELVITQQVIANMLGVRREGVTEAAGKLEDLGLIHHSRGHITVLDRCGLEHHSCECYKLVKREYDRLLPALTLAQV